From the genome of Pseudomonas helvetica:
AACAGCGAGCAACTGGTCAATCTGATGGTCGGCCGCGAATTGGGCGAGCACATCGATCTCGGTCCGCGGCAGATCGGCGCGCCGGCCTTGACCGTCAAAGGGTTGAGCCGTTCGGACAAGGTTCGTGATGTGTCTTTCGAGGTGCGCAGCGGCGAGATTTTCGGAATTTCCGGTTTGATCGGGGCGGGGCGCACGGAGCTGCTGCGGCTGATCTTCGGTGCCGATGCGGCAGACAGTGGCACGGTCGCACTTGGCTCGCCGGCGAAAGTGGTGAGCATTCGTTCGCCCGCCGATGCGGTCGGTCACGGCATTGCCCTGATTACCGAAGATCGCAAAGGCGAGGGGCTGCTGTTGACTCAGTCGATCAGCGCCAACATCGCCCTGGGCAATATGCCGGTGATCTCCAGTGGCGGCATTGTAAATGCGCGTGACGAGATGGCGCTGGCGCAGCGTCAGATCGACGCAATGCACATTCGCAGCTCCGGTCCTGCGCAGCTGGTTTGCGAGTTGTCGGGCGGCAATCAGCAGAAGGTGGTGATTGGCCGCTGGCTTGAGCGTGAGTGTTCGGTGCTGTTGTTCGATGAGCCGACTCGCGGCATCGATGTCGGTGCCAAATTTGATATTTACGCGTTGCTTGGCGAGTTGACGCGTCAGGGCAAGGCGCTGGTGGTGGTGTCCAGTGATCTGCGCGAGCTGATGTTGATCTGCGACCGTATTGGCGTGTTGTCGGCCGGACGCTTGATCGACACCTTCGAACGCGACAGCTGGACTCAGGATGATTTGCTTGCCGCCGCTTTTGCCGGCTACCAAAAACGTGATGCGTTGCTCCATGAAGCGGCGCCTAGGGATCTCCCATGATAACTGCACTGTCTGCTGGCAAACGTAGTAGCAATTTTTACGGCCTCGGTACCTATCTGGGCCTGGCTGGTGCCTTGCTGGCGATGATTGCGTTGTTCTCGGTCTTGAGCAGCCATTTCCTCTCTTATGACACCTTCAGCACGCTGGCCAATCAGATTCCGGACCTGATGGTACTGGCAGTCGGCATGACGTTCGTGTTGATCATCGGCGGCATCGATCTTTCGGTGGGTTCGGTGCTGGCCTTGGCGGGCTCGACTGTCAGCGTGGCGATCCTCGGCTGGGGCTGGAGTGTCTTGCCGGCAGCGCTGCTGGGTATGGCCGCCGCCGCAGTGGCCGGGACCATCACCGGTTCGATCACCGTGGCCTGGCGCATTCCGTCGTTCATTGTTTCGCTGGGTGTGCTGGAGATGGCTCGCGGCGTTGCCTATCAGATGACCGGCTCGCGCACGGCCTATATCGGTGATGCCTTTGCCTGGCTGTCCAATCCGATCACCTTTGGTATTTCACCGTCATTCATTATCGCGTTACTGGTTATCTTCATCGCCCAGGCGGTATTGACCCGTACCGTGTTCGGCCGCTACCTGATCGGAATCGGCACCAACGAGGAAGCTGTGCGTCTGGCGGGTATCAACCCAAAACCCTACAAGATTCTGGTGTTCAGCCTGATGGGGTTGCTGGCGGGTATTGCCGCGCTGTTCCAGATTTCGCGTCTGGAAGCTGCGGACCCGAATGCCGGTTCCGGCCTGGAGCTACAAGTCATCGCTGCCGTGGTGATCGGTGGCACCAGCCTGATGGGCGGTCGCGGCTCGGTGATCAGCACCTTTTTCGGCGTCCTGATCATTTCTGTACTGGCTGCCGGACTGGCGCAAATCGGCGCGACCGAACCGACCAAGCGCATCATTACCGGCGCGGTGATCGTGGTCGCGGTGGTGCTGGACACCTACCGCAGCCAACGTGCAAGTCGACGGAGCTGAATCATGGCGACTATCAAGGATGTAGCAGCGCTCGCGGGGATTTCCTACACCACGGTTTCCCACGTGGTAAACAAGACCCGGCCGGTCAGCGAAGAGGCTCGGCTCAAGGTCGAGGCCGCAATCAAAAGCCTGGATTACGTGCCCAGCGCCGTGGCGCGCTCGCTCAAGGCAAAGACCACCGCGACCATCGGTCTGCTGGTGCCCAACAGCCTCAACCCGTACTTCGCGGAGTTGGCCCGTGGTATCGAGGATTACTGCGAGCGTAACGGCTATTGCGTGATCCTCTGCAACTCCGACGACAACCCGGACAAGCAGCGCAGTTACCTGCGTGTGCTGCTGGAAAAACGCATCGACGGGCTGATTGTCGCGTCCGCCGGTGGCGATAGCGGGTTGGCGCAAGGGCTGGCGGGCGTGCGTACGCCGATGGTGATCGTCGACCGTGGTTTGGAGGGGCTCGATGCGGACATGGTGCGCATCGATCATGAATACGGTGCTTATCTTGCGACCCGGCATTTGCTCGAACTGGGCCACCGCGACATCGCCACTATCGGCGGTCCGGCACAT
Proteins encoded in this window:
- a CDS encoding sugar ABC transporter ATP-binding protein, whose protein sequence is MSVCAPNAVLSVSGIGKTYAQPVLTGIDLTLMRGEVLALTGENGAGKSTLSKIIGGLVTPTTGQMQFQGRDYRPGSRTQAEELGIRMVMQELNLLPTLSVAENLFLDNLPSNGGWISRKQLRKAAIAAMAQVGLDAIDPDTLVGELGIGHQQMVEIARNLIGDCHVLILDEPTAMLTAREVEMLFEQITRLQARGVAIIYISHRLEELARVAQRIAVLRDGNLICVEPMANYNSEQLVNLMVGRELGEHIDLGPRQIGAPALTVKGLSRSDKVRDVSFEVRSGEIFGISGLIGAGRTELLRLIFGADAADSGTVALGSPAKVVSIRSPADAVGHGIALITEDRKGEGLLLTQSISANIALGNMPVISSGGIVNARDEMALAQRQIDAMHIRSSGPAQLVCELSGGNQQKVVIGRWLERECSVLLFDEPTRGIDVGAKFDIYALLGELTRQGKALVVVSSDLRELMLICDRIGVLSAGRLIDTFERDSWTQDDLLAAAFAGYQKRDALLHEAAPRDLP
- a CDS encoding ABC transporter permease gives rise to the protein MITALSAGKRSSNFYGLGTYLGLAGALLAMIALFSVLSSHFLSYDTFSTLANQIPDLMVLAVGMTFVLIIGGIDLSVGSVLALAGSTVSVAILGWGWSVLPAALLGMAAAAVAGTITGSITVAWRIPSFIVSLGVLEMARGVAYQMTGSRTAYIGDAFAWLSNPITFGISPSFIIALLVIFIAQAVLTRTVFGRYLIGIGTNEEAVRLAGINPKPYKILVFSLMGLLAGIAALFQISRLEAADPNAGSGLELQVIAAVVIGGTSLMGGRGSVISTFFGVLIISVLAAGLAQIGATEPTKRIITGAVIVVAVVLDTYRSQRASRRS
- a CDS encoding LacI family DNA-binding transcriptional regulator, translating into MATIKDVAALAGISYTTVSHVVNKTRPVSEEARLKVEAAIKSLDYVPSAVARSLKAKTTATIGLLVPNSLNPYFAELARGIEDYCERNGYCVILCNSDDNPDKQRSYLRVLLEKRIDGLIVASAGGDSGLAQGLAGVRTPMVIVDRGLEGLDADMVRIDHEYGAYLATRHLLELGHRDIATIGGPAHTSVAQMRLAGYCRALQEAGVEVPREWMLESDFTSTGGYNAAAILLEQNPPSAIFAGNDMIGIGVLRAAAERNIRVPSELSVIGFDDIQMSRYVYPALTTVGQSILELGEMAAEVLLRRIATPELATDQRIVKPSIVMRESTAPLAGVFDQYR